The Monomorium pharaonis isolate MP-MQ-018 chromosome 5, ASM1337386v2, whole genome shotgun sequence genome includes a window with the following:
- the LOC105832741 gene encoding uncharacterized protein LOC105832741 has protein sequence MEKYQNMRAFISAALDYTKHPSESVISAIQRSLGVISASLDLSIFDPGTSVAAEFYVSLYELMNSLGSRSTLIWSAVDVLQNACRNVPARQSLIHTYKFAPILARLLEANLTTEKRIRVLKLLQELTYGIKISWQEAHLPYLISTLTQWVMQSNEEEIIALSLGVLVNLCYKNLPAVYTLMRTVNTKVFIRTLLKFQDHVNTSVQCSKLLIILEPTNTNISEKYIMDFASVTFVNLKTAMKQKDVLLLRHIVDFFNDIAQNEHSRNVLVTYSNYGKDIESLLATLEENTDPECIALMMEFLLSLVKLKLSALTPLYPACIKSAMTWVPVEQVCSKALALIRSIIIDSRRTKTSVEVLTELDPSVLMLITNPEDEDNGLNRSQNVETEVKQAELMQLFQEMIKIPTLKKKIMQSFSEHAMRRLFSHVLDNEFSAAGDWTGNFIQNASTNLYVHALALTADLAANHSNWLTLYSELLSRKQVQMIIALALFTGDGEVKQKVLQLTSSIGFPQECVSAVALCMKELEPLILVQNTNSNILEISNKVSLNYTGNELAPLFSIAQEERLDAFLVKLKSAFESQQIGDTPTSAVMELYEYKLAAMRHSERSMQSSLEAANNHATSLQHRLAQVVAESSRLHQLLFDTQQCLEGIKAEKIILTGKLSETEDQSRKALRIKKQEIESLKKIVMEKSTNLENLNEKLTQCMNELENSNNKIDVLSKKVQELDNERLTAEAKATEMANKIHELSKLLQKMKDSVSKKEQMLEKKNAEIETNQSDISALKQEIQQLTHMLQTYEQTISEKEKSNQRMKGELKELSRMRDMIFELTAKNKDDINSS, from the exons atggaaaaatatcAGAATATGAGAGCGTTTATATCGGCGGCCTTGGATTACACTAAGCATCCCAGCGAGAGCGTAATCTCCGCCATACAGAGAAGCCTCGGA GTGATAAGCGCGTCGCTAGATCTGAGTATATTCGATCCGGGGACTAGCGTAGCTGCAGAGTTCTATGTAAGCCTGTATGAGCTTATGAACTCCTTAGGGTCACGATCCACCTTGATCTGGAGTGCTGTAGATGTTTTGCAAAATGCTTGCCGAAATGTTCCTGCCAGACAATCTCTTATCCACACATATAAATTTGCGCCGATATTAGCACGATTACTCGAG GCAAATTTGACAACTGAAAAAAGGATAAGAGTGCTAAAATTACTCCAAGAATTAACATATGGAATTAAGATATCGTGGCAGGAAGCACACCTTCcgtatttaatttctacactAACTCAATGGGTGATGCAGTCGAATGAAGAAGAGATTATCGCGCTCTCCTTAGGTGTACTTGTAAATCTGTGCTATAAAAATCTTCCAGCGGTGTACACACTGATGCGAACCGTCAATACTAAGGTTTTTATAAGAACATTGTTGAAATTCCAAGATCATGTCAACACCAGTGTGCAATGTagtaaattattgattatattggAACCAACTAATACTAACatatctgaaaaatatatcatgGACTTTGCGTCAGTGACGTTTGTTAATCTCAAGACAGCAATGAAACAAAAGGACGTTTTATTATTGAGGCATATCGTCGATTTTTTCAACGATATTGCACAAAATGAACATTCACGAAACGTACTGGTTACATATTCCAA TTATGGCAAAGATATAGAAAGTTTATTAGCCACTTTAGAAGAGAACACTGACCCAGAATGCATTGCTTTAATGATGGAATTTTTACTATCATTAGTGAAGCTAAAATTAAGTGCCTTAACGCCTTTGTATCCTGCATGTATAAAATCAGCTATGACATGGGTACCTGTAGAACAA GTGTGCTCGAAAGCCTTAGCACTCATACGAAGCATAATAATCGATTCCCGACGTACCAAAACTTCCGTCGAAGTTTTAACGGAGCTAGATCCATCTGTTCTTATGCTTATAACAAATCCAGAAGACGAAGATAATGGGCTGAATAGAAGTCAAAACGTAGAAACAGAAGTAAAGCAGGCCGAATTAATGCAGTTGTTTCaagaaatgattaaaattcctacgctgaaaaagaaaataatgcagTCATTCAGTGAACATGCAATGCGCAGACTGTTCAGTCACGTGTTGGACAATGAATTTTCCGCAGCTGGAGATTGGACTGGGAATTTTATCCAG AATGCTTCCACCAATCTTTATGTTCATGCCTTAGCTTTGACAGCAGACTTGGCAGCAAATCATTCAAACTGGTTAACACTGTACTCTGAATTGCTAAGTAGGAAACAAGTGCAAATGATAATAGCGCTAGCATTGTTCACCGGTGATGGGGAAGTTAAGCAGAAAGTCTTGCAGCTGACATCATCGATTGGATTTCCACAAGAATG TGTTTCTGCAGTGGCACTTTGTATGAAAGAACTAGAACCATTGATACTAGTTCAGAACACAAACAGCAATATATTGGAAATCTCGAATAAAGTATCCCTGAATTATACTGGGAACGAATTAGCGCCATTATTTTCCATTGCACAGGAAGAACGCCTGGATGCTTTCTTGGTAAAATTGAAGTCAGCCTTTGAATCGCAACAGATTGGTGATACTCCAACGTCTGCAGTGATggaattatatgaatataag ttAGCAGCAATGAGACATTCTGAAAGGTCAATGCAATCAAGTTTAGAAGCGGCAAATAATCATGCTACTAGTCTTCAACATAGATTGGCACAAGTAGTAGCTGAGTCTAGTAGATtacatcaattattatttgatactCAGCAGTGTTTGGAAGGAATAAAagctgaaaaaattatattaacggGAAAGCTTAGCGAGACGGAAGATCAATCTAGAAAAGCGCTTCGAATAAAGAAACAA GAAATCGAAtccttgaaaaaaattgtaatggaGAAGTCaacaaatttggaaaatttaaatgaaaaactaACACAATGTATGAATGAattagaaaatagtaataacaaaattgatgTATTAAGCAAAAAAGTTCAAGAATTAGATAATGAACGTTTAACTGCTGAAGCCAAAGCTACAGAAATGGCTAATAAAATTCACGAATTAAGTaaacttttgcaaaaaatgaaAGATTCTGTTAGCAAAAAAGAACAG ATGTTAGAGAAAAAGAATGCAGAGATAGAAACAAATCAAAGTGATATATCTGCACTTAAGCAAGAAATTCAACAATTGACACATATGCTACAGACATATGAGCAAACCATAtcggagaaagagaagagtaATCAAAGAATGAAAGGAGAATTAAAAGAGTTGAGCCGCATGCGGGATATGATCTTTGAGCTTACTGCTAAAAACAAGGACGACATAAATTCAAGTTAG
- the LOC105832742 gene encoding sialin — protein sequence MEVLDPSVSRDDQPLCINDSLDRVNKLQIPADTKSCVKARHTLGFLGFLGFALVYAMRVNLSVAIVSMVNQTAIPHTEENDTSDVCSNTKPINGTFIPSAGEFAWSEKTQGIILGAFFLGYVTTNVPGGRMAEKMGGKLIYGLGVFLTAVLTVISPFAAYWGLVPFLVVRVAEGFTEGVTFPAMHSMLAHWVPPLERSKFAAIVYAGANFGTVVSLPVSGWLCSLELWGGWPLAFYLFGGLGLVWYIFWLIFIYDTPSQHAKIDPAEKAYIEASVEKKDENDDPGVPWMSVFTSAPIWAIIITQCGQSWAFYTLLTELPTYMDKILHLNVQQNAFLSALPYLSAWLMGLCISSFADALLARRLISPLASFKLWNTVASLGPSLSFLGVIWAGCDRMTVMLMLAGLGSLQGAVYAGNQMNHIALAPRYAGTLYGLTNAAANACGFLAPYVIGSIVEGHETLARWHIVFWMGAGINMATNCFYLMFASATEQPWSKGGS from the exons ATGGAAGTCCTGGATCCGAGCGTCTCCAGGGACGATCAACCACTATGCATCAATGATTCTCTAGATCGAG TTAACAAATTGCAGATTCCGGCAGATACTAAATCATGCGTAAAAGCACGTCACACCCTTGGTTTCCTGGGGTTTCTTGGTTTTGCCCTTGTGTATGCTATGAGAGTCAATCTATCTGTAGCTATTGTTTCCATGGTTAATCAGACAGCGATACCACATACCGAGGAAAATGATACTAGCGATGTTTGTTCCAACACTAAACCGATAAATGGAACTTTTATACCG agcGCAGGAGAATTCGCCTGGAGTGAAAAGACCCAAGGTATTATATTAGGCGCGTTCTTCCTTGGCTATGTGACTACAAATGTCCCAGGTGGTAGAATGGCTGAAAAAATGGGTGGCAAGTTAATTTATGGTTTGGGAGTGTTTCTGACCGCCGTTTTGACCGTGATAAGTCCTTTCGCCGCGTATTGGGGTCTCGTACCGTTTCTCGTTGTAAGAGTCGCAGAAGGATTTACCGAG GGGGTAACGTTTCCTGCGATGCATAGTATGCTGGCACACTGGGTACCCCCGTTAGAAAGGAGTAAATTTGCTGCTATAGTATACGCGG GCGCAAATTTCGGTACTGTTGTCTCATTGCCGGTAAGCGGCTGGCTGTGTTCTTTAGAATTGTGGGGTGGCTGGCCCCTTGCATTTTATCTGTTTGGTGGCCTTGGTCTCGTGTGGTATATATTCTGGTTAATATTCATCTACGATACTCCTTCGCAACACGCGAAAATTGATCCTGCCGAGAAGGCATATATCGAAGCTAGTGTCGAAAAAAAAGACGAA aacgaTGACCCGGGCGTACCTTGGATGTCAGTCTTCACCTCTGCACCTATATGGGCCATTATTATTACGCAGTGCGGCCAGTCTTGGGCCTTCTACACTCTCCTAACTGAGCTACCGACGTATAtggataaaattttgcatttaaatgtACAACAAAACGCATTTCTCTCAGCGTTACCTTACTTGAGTGCCTGGCTGATGGGTCTTTGTATCTCGAGCTTCGCGGACGCGCTCCTCGCCCGTCGTTTGATATCGCCTCTGGCTTCGTTCAAACTGTGGAACACAGTGGCCTCATTGGGGCCCAGTCTCAGTTTCCTCGGTGTTATCTGGGCCGGATGCGATCGTATGACGGTGATGCTGATGCTCGCTGGGTTAGGCTCTCTTCAAGGTGCGGTATACGCCGGGAATCAAATGAATCACATCGCATTGGCACCACGTTATGCGGGCACTTTATATGGATTGACGAATGCCGCGGCGAACGCGTGTGGTTTCTTGGCACCGTATGTTATTGGCAGTATAGTGGAGGGACAC GAAACTCTCGCACGTTGGCACATAGTCTTCTGGATGGGAGCGGGAATAAATATGGCTACTAACTGCTTCTATTTAATGTTCGCGTCCGCCACTGAACAGCCATGGAGCAAAGGTGGCAGTTGA
- the LOC105832743 gene encoding transcription initiation factor TFIID subunit 7 — protein MNRHPNTDYKNRNEPQVELESQFIMRLPPEPAKILREALRSGLPLKDRVAIKLENDMRYGEVRVDNWLLHAKVVDLPTIVESLKTIDNKSFYKTADICQMVICKEEDDHTATDEESPIKQKKKDPNKVDKKFLWPHGITPPTKNVRRRRFRKTLKKKYVEAPEIEKEVKRLLRVDNDAVNVKWEVICEDEDTSKPSKVSSSGTVKTKRESMNGNTSQSLDVAEHDIFGEPVSDSEDDDEEANINVMELDENSRLSADSRVSDSNSMQATYSERSSNNATTSSGLVTEFSKDMFQNDNNGDAETEKQQDECTPPKVSKLEQFQSEYIISDNYSESIITPSSVSKDSRLATLHAELAELRQRRQQQEIEIANIENVKLRQRFQEILDNLLTQEMQKVQEIQDLEME, from the exons ATGAATCGTCATCCGAATACTGACTATAAAAATCGCAATGAACCACAAGTTGAATTAGAGAGTCAATTTATTATGCGGTTACCTCCG GAACCCGCCAAAATTCTGAGGGAAGCATTACGTAGCGGTTTGCCCTTAAAAGATAGAGTGGCTATAAAACTGGAGAACGATATGCGTTATGGTGAGGTTAGGGTCGACAATTGGTTACTCCATGCTAAG GTTGTCGACCTCCCAACAATAGTAGAATCCTTAAAAACCATTGACAACAAAAGCTTTTATAAAACTGCCGACATATGCCAG ATGGTAATATGTAAAGAAGAGGATGATCACACCGCAACAGATGAAGAATCTCCAATCAAGCAGAAAAAAAAGGATCCAAATAAGGTTGACAAGAAGTTCCTTTGGCCTCACGGTATTACACCACCCACTAAAAACGTCAGACGAAGGAGGTTTAggaaaactttgaaaaagaaatatgtagaGGCGCCGGAGATTGAGAAGGAAGTTAAACGTTTGTTGCGAGTGGACAATGACGCTGTTAATGTCAAATGGGAAGTGATATGTGAAGATGAAGATACATCAAAACCCAGTAAGGTGTCGTCGTCCGGTACAGTTAAGACTAAACGGGAGAGCATGAACGGGAACACATCTCAAAGTCTGGATGTCG CTGAACACGATATATTCGGCGAGCCCGTGAGTGACAGCGAGGATGACGACGAAGAGGCGAACATAAACGTGATGGAGTTAGACGAGAATAGTCGACTTTCGGCGGACAGTAGAGTTTCAGACTCCAATTCTATGCAAGCCACGTATTCTGAGAGATCAAGTAATAATGCAACGACGAGTAGTGGATTAGTTACCGAATTCAGTAAAGATATGTTTCAAAACGATAACAACGGTGATGCGGAAACTGAAAAGCAGCAGGATGAGTGTACCCCGccaaaagtttcaaaattagAGCAATTTCAGTcggaatatattatttcagatAATTACAGTGAATCGATAATTACACCCTCATCTGTGTCTAAAG ATTCGCGTCTCGCTACTCTGCATGCGGAGTTGGCGGAGTTACGGCAAAGAAGGCAGCAGCAGGAGATCGAAATAGCAAACATAGAAAACGTCAAGCTGAGACAACGGTTCCAAGAGATCCTGGATAATTTGTTGACACAAGAGATGCAGAAAGTACAAGag ataCAAGATTTGGAAATGGAATAG